Proteins co-encoded in one Bacillota bacterium genomic window:
- a CDS encoding glycosyltransferase, protein MPTNDIAVFVLWLAVIAILIRLKIHHLRFIHNDPVFGIYGLMATSYLMFRLFCLLLYAPERLVAEGTTRDFYPSVTIVIPAMNEEKAIFKTIQACCTVGYPPGQLRIIVVNDGSTDGTWQEIARAADMFPQVEAINWDVNRGKRSAMVEGICRSESEIVVFIDSDSVIEPGSLVPLVRAFADPKVGAVVGHADVLNKERNLLTKMQAVRYFVSFRIIKASESVFKSVTCCSGCYSAYRRSAVLKVLERWKNQTFLGKRCTFGDDRSLTNLLLREGYSLLYMSDAIVRTIVPETWRGYFRQQLRWKKSWFRETLIAVTHMWRRNPGASIPYYLSVFFTLCSPIVLIRSLVMSPATRWGYLAGLMILGALYGLYYRIHRRDGLWLYAFVFVFLNAFVFSWQIYQAILNSTDTSWGTRQVRQVKAGSGFQSDGVGPIEGRWFHVW, encoded by the coding sequence ATGCCCACAAACGACATAGCCGTTTTTGTCCTCTGGCTGGCGGTCATAGCGATACTGATAAGACTCAAGATTCACCATCTCAGATTCATACACAATGATCCTGTCTTCGGTATATATGGCCTGATGGCCACGTCCTATCTGATGTTTCGTCTATTTTGCCTGCTACTTTACGCTCCTGAGCGATTGGTTGCAGAAGGCACTACAAGGGACTTCTACCCGTCCGTAACAATTGTAATCCCTGCGATGAATGAAGAGAAGGCCATCTTCAAGACAATCCAGGCATGCTGCACGGTAGGTTACCCGCCTGGCCAGCTTCGGATCATCGTGGTAAATGACGGTTCGACAGACGGGACCTGGCAGGAGATTGCCCGTGCCGCGGACATGTTTCCCCAGGTGGAGGCTATAAACTGGGATGTCAATCGCGGCAAGCGTTCCGCAATGGTCGAGGGCATATGCCGCTCGGAATCCGAAATAGTGGTGTTCATTGACTCTGATAGCGTTATAGAGCCGGGGTCCCTTGTTCCTCTGGTTAGAGCTTTTGCAGATCCCAAGGTTGGCGCTGTTGTAGGGCATGCTGATGTCTTAAACAAGGAACGCAACCTGCTTACCAAAATGCAGGCAGTCAGATATTTTGTCTCATTCCGCATTATCAAGGCGTCTGAAAGTGTCTTCAAAAGTGTTACGTGCTGCTCCGGATGTTACTCAGCATATCGTCGGAGCGCGGTGCTGAAGGTCCTGGAGAGATGGAAAAACCAGACTTTCCTCGGCAAGAGGTGTACCTTTGGTGATGATCGTAGCCTGACGAATCTCTTGCTCAGAGAGGGATATTCTCTCTTGTATATGTCAGATGCGATAGTCCGGACTATAGTTCCTGAAACTTGGAGAGGGTATTTCCGGCAGCAACTCAGGTGGAAAAAATCATGGTTTCGCGAGACCCTAATCGCTGTTACCCATATGTGGCGGAGGAATCCCGGGGCATCTATACCCTACTATTTGTCGGTTTTCTTTACGCTTTGTTCACCTATTGTGCTCATTCGTTCGCTCGTCATGAGCCCCGCCACCCGATGGGGTTATCTTGCCGGCCTTATGATTCTTGGGGCTCTTTACGGGCTGTATTACCGGATTCATCGGCGAGATGGGCTTTGGCTGTATGCCTTTGTGTTTGTTTTCCTAAATGCATTTGTATTTTCATGGCAGATCTACCAGGCCATCCTGAATTCGACTGATACTAGCTGGGGGACGCGACAGGTGCGGCAAGTTAAGGCGGGGTCTGGGTTCCAAAGTGATGGGGTTGGGCCAATAGAAGGGCGGTGGTTTCATGTCTGGTGA
- a CDS encoding HAMP domain-containing protein, with protein sequence MNHIVRTSSEAFSKIKICLTNVRTRLTAWYVFLLAAMLIGFSVLVYVSMERSLYSDLDAALQTRTEQIEATIDVGPDGLTIANGSADHPRISGRTHLSSTSTNIPFIILDMAGHIRATSGDSSKVLPAGPDVIGPALHGDSVIGTLRASEKEAIRFLCVPLEMRGEQVGVVVVGRSLFTLESTLTRLRLILGSLILGALVLAGITGYLMAWRALAPIDAITRTARKITAKDLSLRLDLQNVDDEVGRLARTFNEMLGRLDDQFQKERQFTADVSHELRTPLTVIRSAADIALRDPNPTMEKCRAALLNVRDEASRLSHIIDDLLFFARADFRQMKLNVAPVDLSTLLGDVFDYGVRLASLKEIDIECAPATARLQTYIVNGDRVQLMRMFRNIVDNAVKYTPHGGRIKIEMKVEDDSIHVMISDTGPGIPEEELPRIFDRFYRVDSSRSRAASINGMDMTSGIGLGLAIAKTIAELHGGSIAARSRLGEGSTFEVILPRAIVLQEGE encoded by the coding sequence ATGAACCATATAGTAAGAACATCCTCTGAAGCGTTCTCGAAAATCAAGATCTGCTTGACGAACGTTCGCACGCGACTCACTGCTTGGTATGTTTTTCTGCTTGCCGCCATGCTTATCGGATTCAGTGTCCTTGTATATGTATCCATGGAAAGGAGTCTTTACAGTGATCTTGACGCAGCCTTACAGACAAGGACTGAGCAAATTGAAGCCACAATCGACGTTGGTCCAGACGGGCTTACAATCGCCAACGGCAGTGCAGACCACCCCAGAATATCAGGCAGAACACATTTGTCTTCAACCTCGACGAACATCCCATTTATCATATTGGATATGGCCGGGCATATCAGAGCCACCTCAGGAGATTCAAGCAAAGTTCTGCCTGCAGGACCTGATGTCATTGGTCCGGCTCTGCATGGAGATTCGGTGATCGGCACCCTGAGAGCAAGCGAAAAGGAGGCCATTCGCTTCCTGTGCGTTCCCCTTGAAATGAGGGGTGAACAGGTTGGCGTTGTGGTTGTAGGTCGATCACTCTTTACATTGGAATCCACCTTGACACGCCTGCGGCTCATACTTGGATCTCTCATCCTGGGGGCTCTCGTTCTTGCGGGGATAACCGGATACCTGATGGCGTGGCGGGCCCTTGCGCCAATTGACGCCATAACTCGAACCGCGCGAAAGATCACTGCCAAAGATCTGAGCTTGAGACTAGATTTACAGAACGTAGATGATGAAGTGGGACGGTTGGCCCGCACTTTCAATGAGATGTTGGGCCGTTTGGATGATCAGTTTCAGAAGGAACGGCAGTTTACAGCCGATGTCTCACATGAGCTCCGCACGCCTCTCACTGTCATAAGAAGCGCTGCAGATATAGCATTAAGGGATCCAAATCCTACCATGGAAAAATGTCGTGCAGCTCTTTTGAATGTAAGAGATGAGGCGAGCAGGCTTTCCCATATTATCGATGACCTTCTGTTTTTTGCGCGGGCAGATTTCCGCCAGATGAAACTGAATGTTGCGCCGGTCGATTTGAGTACTTTGCTGGGGGATGTCTTTGACTATGGAGTAAGACTAGCGTCATTAAAGGAGATAGACATAGAATGTGCGCCAGCTACTGCAAGGTTGCAGACATATATAGTAAATGGGGATAGAGTTCAACTCATGCGGATGTTCAGGAATATCGTTGACAATGCGGTAAAATACACCCCGCACGGCGGGAGGATCAAAATAGAAATGAAGGTGGAAGATGACTCCATCCACGTCATGATCTCTGACACGGGGCCTGGAATTCCTGAGGAGGAATTGCCGAGAATCTTCGATCGATTTTACAGGGTCGACAGCTCAAGGTCTCGGGCGGCTTCCATAAATGGGATGGATATGACAAGCGGCATAGGCCTGGGACTAGCCATAGCGAAAACCATAGCGGAGCTGCATGGAGGCTCCATCGCCGCAAGAAGCAGACTTGGTGAGGGTAGTACATTTGAAGTGATTCTGCCCCGAGCAATCGTTCTACAGGAGGGCGAGTAG
- a CDS encoding response regulator transcription factor, translating into MLALVVEDEVKLASLIKKGLENEGFTADVAHDGNMAYEQASCTDYDVIILDLMLPGMDGLTVCRRLREEGNETPILILTAKDEVNDKVAGLNAGADDYLTKPFSFDELVARLRALLRRARELKSENLTVGELSLDTATHEAIRGDRRVQLSGTEYRILEYLMRHPNQIVTRGAIEEHVWGYGFVSNSNLVDVYIRYLRRKIDEGFNVRLLETVRGEGYRLVSGGSNS; encoded by the coding sequence ATGCTTGCCCTGGTGGTCGAAGATGAAGTCAAACTCGCATCCCTTATAAAGAAGGGACTCGAGAATGAGGGTTTCACTGCTGATGTGGCGCATGATGGAAATATGGCGTATGAACAGGCCTCATGCACAGACTATGACGTTATTATCCTCGATCTAATGCTTCCTGGGATGGATGGGCTTACTGTATGCCGCAGACTCAGGGAGGAAGGCAACGAAACCCCGATTTTGATCCTCACGGCCAAAGATGAGGTGAATGACAAGGTAGCAGGCCTAAATGCGGGAGCTGATGACTACCTCACTAAGCCATTCTCCTTTGATGAACTTGTCGCGCGTTTGCGGGCGCTCTTGCGCAGGGCCAGGGAATTGAAATCGGAAAACTTGACGGTGGGGGAGCTTAGTCTGGATACTGCGACGCATGAGGCTATACGGGGCGACAGGCGAGTGCAGCTCTCTGGCACTGAATACCGTATCCTCGAATACCTGATGCGCCATCCAAATCAGATAGTGACTCGTGGAGCTATCGAAGAACATGTATGGGGATATGGCTTCGTCTCGAATTCTAATCTGGTAGATGTCTACATCCGCTACCTCAGAAGGAAGATCGACGAAGGCTTCAATGTTAGATTATTGGAGACGGTCCGTGGTGAAGGCTATCGTCTTGTCTCGGGTGGGTCAAATAGCTAA